A stretch of Brassica napus cultivar Da-Ae chromosome C6, Da-Ae, whole genome shotgun sequence DNA encodes these proteins:
- the LOC106454124 gene encoding uncharacterized protein LOC106454124: MAEANNELLMKNSEMRPIGTSALPEANEAEKKDPKECNHVHDDKRSHGKCRSRNKGRGRDNYSYGRLGNHNNRGRGSSYGCGRGSYGRGRGSISKPSNSTKSACHRCGMSNHCAKNCRTPKHLCELYQESLNKNPEAHMVHDTGYDVDDDSDLENDDLLDFETSDCLKD; this comes from the coding sequence ATGGCCGAGGCTAATAATGAACTCCTGATgaaaaacagtgagatgagacccaTCGGAACATCAGCATTACCAGAAGCCAATGAGGctgaaaagaaagatcccaaagaGTGCAACCACGTCCATGATGATAAGAGATCACACGGCAAATGCCGTAGTAGAAACAAAGGACGTGGCCGTGACAACTACTCATATGGCCGGctaggaaaccacaataaccgtggtcgtggttccagctATGGCTGTGGCCGAGGCAGttatggccgtggtcgaggcAGCATATCCAAACCATCTAACTCGACCAAATCAGCTTGTCACAGATGCGGGATGAGTAACCATTGCGCCAAGAATTGTAGAACCCCTAAACATCTATGTGAGCTCTATCAAGAGAGCCTTAACAAGAACCCGGAAGCCCATATGGTTCATGATACCGGGtatgatgttgatgatgattCCGACCTTGAAAATGACGACCTCTTGgattttgagacttctgattgtctcaaagaCTAA